The Marinobacter bohaiensis genome segment CGATTTCGTCGAGGAAGGAATTCTTCGTCAGCAGCGTCAGGGTGGCGAAACCGCCGATGGCGTTGGCGGTGACTGGCAGTGCCAGGTGCCAGAAGTAGTCACCGATTTTCTGGTACCAGGTCATCTCGTCGAAGTTGGTCGAGGTGAGGCCGCGCAGCGGAAAGACGTCCCAGTAGCTGCCGCCGGCGAACAGGACGATCAGCAGGATGGCGAACAGGAACCCCGGAATGGCGTAACCGATGATGATGGTGGAGCTGGTCCAGACGTCGAAGCGGGTGCCGTCCATCACCGCCTTGCGGATGCCCAGGGGGATCGATATCAGGTAGATGATCAGGGTCGACCAGAGTCCCAGCGAGATCGACACCGGAAGTTTGTCGATGATCAGCTCGATCACGCTGCGATCGCGGAAGAAACTGTCCCCGAAGTTGAAGGTGGCGTAATCTCCGAGCATCTTGAAGAAGCGCTCTGCCGGCGGCTTGTCGAACCCGTACAGCGTCTCCATCTCGGCGATGAGCTCGGGCGGGATGCCCCTGGTGCCACGGGACTGGCCGTTGCTCCCGCTGTCACTGACTTCGCTGCCACCGCCGCCGCCGGCCCGGGCCAGGGCGCCGGAGTCCATGCCTTCCATCTGGGCGATGAACTGTTCGATGGGGCCGCCGGGGGCGGCTTGTACGATGACGAAGTTGAGCAACATGATGCCGATCAGCGTGGGAATGATCAGCAACAGCCGTCGCAGGATGTAGACACCCATCGGTCAGGGAGCTTCCTCGTGGTTGCGAAAGGTTGTCAGGGTTTGATCCACCAGCGCGACACATCGACGCCGGCCTTGGGTGTGTTGGCCGGGCGTGCCAGTTTGTTCCAGTAGGCCACGCGATCGACGTCCAGGTACCATTGGGGAATCACGTAAAAGCCCCACAACAGCACGCGGTCCAGCGCCCGGGTCCGGGTGACCAGCGATTGCCGGTCGGTGGCCTGGATCAGCTTGTTGACCAGGGCGTCAACCACCGGATCTTTCACGCCCATGTAGTTGCGCGAGCCGGCCTGATCGGCGTTGCCGGAATACCAGTAGTCGCGCTGTTCGTTGCCCGGTGAGTCAGACTGGCCCAGAGTCTGAACGATCATATCGAAATCGAAGTCACGGACGCGGCGGATGTACTGGCTGGTGTCCACCAGGCGCACTTCCACATCGATGCCCAACTTGGCCAGGTTTTGCTTGAACGGCAGTACCACCCGCTCGAAGGACTGGCTCCAGAGCAGAATCTGGAAGCGCAGGGGCTTGCCGGATGAGGTTTCGACCATCTTGCCATCACGGATCTCGAAGCCGGCTTCCTGCAGGAGCTTCATGGCCGTGCGCAGGTTGTCCCGGAGAGTGTGATCGCCGGCGGTGGAGGGCGGTTCGTAGGTTTCGGTGAAGACTTCCGGCGGTAACTGGTCCCGGTAGGGTTCCAGCAGCGCCAGTTCGTCACCGGTCGGGAGTCCGGTCGAGGCCAGCTCACTGTTCTCGAAATAGCTCTCGGTGCGGGAATACTGATCGTAGAACAGGTTGGTGTTGGCCCATTGGAAGTCGAAGCCATAAGCCAGCGCCTGACGAACCTTGCGGTTGTTGAACGGGAAGCGGCGGGTGTTCATGGCGAAACCCTGCATGCCCGCCGGACGGCCGTGGTGGATGGCTTCCTTGCTGATGCGTCCGGAAGCCAGCGCATCGCCCTCGTAAGCGGTGGCCCAGTTCTTGGCGGAGGATTCCACCCGGAAGTCGAAGTTACCAGCCTTGAAGGCCTCCAGGGCAACGGTGTCGTCGGAGTAATAGTCGTAATGGATGCGGTCGAAGTTGTTGTAGCCGACATTCACCGGCAGATCGTCGGCCCAGTAATCCTTATTGCGAACGTAGGTTACGGACCGTCCGGGCTCGTACTTGCCGATGGTGTAGGGGCCGCTGGAGACCGGGATGGTCAGGTCGGCGGACTCGAAATCATGTTTTTCCCAGTAGTGCCTGGGCAGGATCGGCATCTGCCCGAGAATCAGTGGCAGCTCGTGGTTGCTGGTGTCGCCGAAATCGAAGCGCACGCTCAGCTTGTCCAGCACCTCGACAGAGCTGACTTCCGCGTAGTAGTTGCGAAAGAAGGGGTGGCCGTGTTCGGTCAGCAGTTGGTAGCTATAGGCCACATCCTCGGCGGTAATCGGCTGGCCGTCCGAGAAACGGGCCTGCGGGCGGATGTGGAAGATGACGTAGGATCGATCCTCCGGTGTTTCCAGCGATTCGGCGATCAGGCCGTACATGGTGAACGGCTCGTCGGCCGAGGCCTTGAGAAGGGTGTCATAGGCGTAGGTTTGCAGCCCAGCGGCGCCAACGCCCTTAAGCACGAACGGGTTGAAGGAGTCGTAGCCGTTGGAGACCACCCCAAGGCGCAAGGTGCCGCCTTTCGGCGCATCGGGGTTAACGTAATCGAAGTGCTTGAAATCCGCCCCGTACTTGGGCTTTCCATGCATCGCCAGGCCATGGACGGGGTCGGCGGCGTAGGTGGCCGGAAGGAAGGCAAGGCTGAGAAACAGGGCGATGACGGTCTGGCTAAATCGGATCATGAATTCCGCTCTTCTTTTCAGTGGGCCTGACCGTCATCACATCAATGTGCTTGTCGATCAGGGACTTCGGCGAATATCGACGTAGAGTACCAGACTTTGACCTGGCTGCAGATAATTGTTGATGTCCAGGCTGTTCCAGCTCGCAATGTCTTTCACGTTAACGTTGAAACGGCTGGCGATGCGGGCGAGCGAGTCGCCTTTACGCACCCGGTAGCCCACCTTGCGCACCATGTCGGCGTTTTTCCGGCTGCCGGCCATGGCGTAAAGCTGCGATCCCGGCTTGTCGGACCAGATCACCAGTCGTTGCCCCGGCTTCAGCGGATCGCCCGGCGCCATGCTGTTCCACTTGGTGACCTGGCGTACGCTGACGCCATGCTCCCGCGCAATATCCCAGAAGGTGTCGCCCCTTTTGACCACGTAATTGATTCGAGTTCCGCTGGTGCGCTGGCCAATCGCCGACTGCTTGTCCTTCAGGCGCTCGGCGGCGCTGAGGGCGTAGGCGTCGTTGCCCTTGGTGGACGTGGGGATCAGCAGGCGCTGGTCGACCCGAATGAGGTTGGAACTCATGTGGTTGACCTGCTTGATGACGTCGGGGGTGGTGCCGAACTGGTGCGCAATCTTGATCAGGCTGTCACCGCTCTGCACCCGGTAGTTTTTCCAGGAAACGCGTTGGGACGGATCCAGTTGCGCCAGACCCTGACGGAACTGTTCGGCGTGATCCTTGGGCACCAGGAGGCGATGCGGCCCCTCCGGTGATGTGGCCCAGCGATTATAGGCGGGATTGAGCAGGTAGATTTCCTCGATATCGACGCCAGCCAGCGTCGCAGCCTGGGCCAGGTCGATCTGGGAGCCGGTGTCCACCACCTCGAAATAGGGCTCGTCGGCAATCGGCGGCAGGGTAATGCCGTAGGACTCCGGATCGTCGATGATCTTGGCGATCGCGATCAGCTTGGGCACGTAGGCGCGGGTTTCCCGGGGCAGGCTCAATGCCCAGTAATCGGTGGCGCGGCCCGCTGCCTTGTTGCGGCGGATCGCCCGGTTTACGGTGCCGGCGCCGCTGTTGTAGGAGGCCAGCGCGAGCAGATAGTCGCCGTCGAAGCGATTGGCGAGGGCGTCCAGGTATTCCAGGGCACCGTTGGTCGCTGACAGGACGTCGCGGCGCTGGTCGTGCCACCAGCTCTGGTTCAGGCCGTAAACCCGGCCGGTGGACGGGATAAACTGCCACAGGCCGGCAGCCCGGCCGTGGGAATACGCGAACGGATCAAAGGCGGATTCGACCACCGGCAGCAGGGCATACTCACCGGGCAGATTGCGTTCCTCCGCCTGTTCCAGGATGTAATAAAGATAGCGCTGGGCCCGTTTGGCAACCCGGTCAATGTACTGGGGGTGCCGGGCGTACCAGCTCAACTGCTGTTCGATGCGATCGTTGTCGAGCGTCAGGTCGAGTCCGAACTGGTCGCGCAGGCGGCTCCACAGGTCATGCTCGACGCTATCGGCGGCCACTTTCTTGCCGGTGGGCTCTTCCAGGCGCTCGCGGGCCTTGGCGGCCTGGGACTTGAGTGACGGCTCGATGGAGTCATCCAACTGGGTGGTGTCGCCGTCGGCTTGTCCCTCCACGGAGGCCTGCAGCTCGTCATCGCCGGCGGGGACCGAGACGTGTTCGGATTCGAGCAGCTCGCCTTCACTGAGATCCTGGTCGGCCTTGCCGGTAAAGGTCTGGCATCCGGTAATGAGCAAGGCGATCAGGAAAGGAGAGGTCAGTCTGGCGAAGGTCATAATGCGTCCAATAGTGTGGTGCCCGTCGGCATCGCAGGGTTGCGCGGCTGCCGGGAGCGGCAGCAAAACTTCGCAGGATTCTATGGGAACCGATTTCAGGGGGTCAAGAAAGCGCTTATTACGTCCGCGTCAGATCATGTAACGACGATCAGCCCCTGAACGTGTCCTTGGCCTTCCGCACCTGGGCAAATACGCGATCAGCGCCTTGCAGTTCCCCGTCGACGGGAATGTCCCGGGCACTGACGGCTGTCGCCACGGCATCGTCGTCCCAGCGCAGGAACGGGTTAAGGCTGGCCTCGTCTTTCAGTGTAGTCGGTAACGTGGGTTCACCGCGGTCTCGTTTCTGTTTGCAGGCGATTTCAAAGTGCTGGAGCCCTTCGTCGTCCGGCAGCAGGTCACGGGAAAAGCGCAGGTTTGCGAGCGTGTACTCGTGGGCGCAGTAGACCCGGGTCGAAGCGGGCAGGCGACGCAGCTTGTCCAGCGACTCGCGCATCTGTGCCGGATGCCCCTCGAAAAGGCGGCCGCAACCGCAGGCGAACAGCGTATCTCCGCAGAAGAGCGCCGGCGCATTGCCGATGTCGGTCTGTCTGGTGTGGTAGGCGATGTGGTCGAGTGTATGGCCGGGCACGGTGTACACATCAAAGGTCAGGCCCTGCCAGGAAACCTGGTCACCCTCGGTCAGTGTGACGCTGCAGCCCTGGAACGGGGAGTCGGCCGGGCCATAAATGGCCTGGGGCTGGAACGTTTCCTCAAGCTCGGCGACGCCCCCGACGTGATCCGGATGATGGTGGGTGATCAGGATGCTGTCGAGCGTCAGATCATTGGCCCGCAAGTAGTCGGCGACCGGCGCGGCCTGGCCGGGGTCGACGACCAGGGCTTTACCGCTGTTCCGGTCGGTCACGCACCAGATGTAGTTGTCGCTGAAAGCGGGGATGGGGACGATCGAAAGCATGGATGTGCCTCTGTTGGTCGTTTGCAGGGCCGCCCCGACGCAATCTAGCCGGGTGACCCGCGCGATGTTCTTTGTAACGAACCGGGTGGCCGTCGGGCTTATCCACCGGTAGAAGACACTGTTATCATAAAGGATCGACCCGGAGCGCCCAAATTGGGTTTTTCTCGCTGGATGGGGGAGAATGCCTGACAACGAGCCGACGTGGTCGCTAATGAGGTGTTGTCGGTCTTGAAAGGCGCGACCGGCATAACCCCACAGCCCTGACCGGAACACAGCCATGGCCCGAGATACAGCCGTCGATTACACAGCCCAGCGGGACGCTTTCGAAGCCTGGTTCCAGAGCCCGCTCGGGCGTGTGTTGCTGGCGGACCAGAGGCGTCACCTGGACAATGCCGTCGCAGCAATGGCCGGTGCGCACCAATTGCTGGTCGCTGTCAGTCATCGATTGCCCCTGGCCAGTTCGAGCGATTTCAGCAAACGTGTTCTGACCACGCCGTACTGGTGTCGGGAGCTGGGCGAAGGTGTGGTGGTTTGCGATGCAGACGAGCTGCCGTTTCCCAGTGATTCGATGGATCTGGTGATCCTGCACCACAGCCTGGATTTTTCCGATCAACCGCATCAGGTGGTACGCGAGGCCGCTCGTGTGCTGCGCAGTTCGGGAAGCCTTGTGGTGATCGGCTTTAATCCATTCAGCATCTGGGGTGCCCGCAAGCTGGTGTCACGGCGTCGCCAGGCACCCTGGAGCGGTCGATTCATCTCTGCGAATCGGCTGGAGGACTGGCTCAGCCTGTTGCAGTTTTCGGTTGAAAGTACCGACACGCACTTTTTCAGACCACCACTGGCCGGCGCTGGCGCGCTGCACAGGCTGGCGGGTCTCGATCGGCTGGGAGAACGTTTGCACCTTCCGGCGGGGGCCTATTACTGTATTCGCGCCGAGAAACGGATGCCGGCGGCCCGCGTCCGACGCCTCCGTTGGCGCCAGCCGAAACCCGTGGTTCTTCCGGTCGCCGGAGCAATGGGCTCCACGGGGCTTTCCCGGCGCGATCGTCAGGCATCGCGCAAGCATACCCCTTGCCAGGACACGCATTCTCGATATCAGGAACAGTAGTTATGACAAAACGCGTAGTGCTCTATACCGACGGAGCCTGTAAAGGAAACCCCGGGCCCGGTGGATGGGGCGCGGTACTGAGTTACGGGGATGCCGAGCGCGAGCTGCACGGTGGTGAGGCCAATACCACCAACAACCGCATGGAGCTGATGGCCGCGATCGAAGGGTTGCGGGCGCTCAAGCGGGCCTGTGCAGTCGACCTCTATACCGATTCCCAGTACGTTCGCAAAGGCATCACCGAATGGATGGCCAACTGGAAGAAGAACGGCTGGAAGACCGCGGCAAAAAAGCCGGTCAAGAATGCCGATCTATGGAAGGCACTTGATGGCGAGGTACAGCGCCACGACGTCAACTGGCACTGGGTGAAGGGGCACGCCGGGATTCCCGGCAACGAGCGGGCCGACGGCCTGGCTAATAAAGGCGTTGAAGAACTCGCGGCAGTCAATTGATTCAATAGGATTATCTGGAAACGAAATGCGTCAGATTGTACTGGATACGGAAACCACGGGTATCGACCCGGAACAGGGGCACCGGATCATCGAAATCGGGTGTGTCGAAATGGTTGAGCGCAAGCTGACCGGTCGCCACTATCACGTTTACATCAATCCGGAGCGGGAAGTGGAGGCCGAGGCGATGGCCATCCACGGGATTACCAACGAATACCTCGCCGACAAGCCGCTATTCCGGGATGTGGCGACCGAGTTCTTCGAATTCATCAAGGGCGCTGAGCTGGTCATCCACAATGCGGCGTTCGACGTTGGCTTCATCAATCACGAGTTCCGCCAACTGGGCACGGGCTGGAAGGTCGAGGATCACTGCGGCGTGGTGGACTCCCTGGCCGTTGCCCGGGAGCGGCACCCGGGCCAGAAGAATAACCTGGATGCACTCTGTAAGCGTTACGGCGTGGACAACAGCAACCGCGAACTGCACGGGGCCCTGCTGGATGCCGAGATCCTGGCTGACGTCTTTCTGCTCCTCACCGGCGGGCAAACCGCGTTTTCGCTGGATGCCGGTAATGGCGAGGACGGTGAGGAAGCGGCTGGCGGTATACGCCGACTGTCCGCGGAGCGGCGCAAGACCCGCGTGATTCGGGCCAGTGACGACGAAATGACGGCTCACAGCGGCCTGCTGGACGTGGTGGCCAAGGCCGGCGGTGAGGCCATCTGGAACCGGTTCGACGGCGAAGTCGAGTCCGTGGGCTAGGCCGAGGGCCGGAAAGAGTCAATGCCAACCGTGTAAAAGCCAGAAAAATAAGTACACAGAGCCTTTCTTGAGGTGCTTGAGATTTGTGTTATAAGTAAACGTTAGTTCGAATATTTTCAGCTCTGTACGGTCGATAAAGAGGCCAATAACGGGTTTGCCGCAGAGCTGGATTCAGGCGTATCGACAGGCCGGGGACCAAGCCAGACCCGCCGTTGCACGCACGCCGAACAAGAATAGCCACAGGTGGTGCCGGATTCCGGACAGAGTCGTCACCTGAATGATTCGGCAGGGGAAGCGGTGCTCTCCGCATTATCTATGGGAAGCGTTATTTTATGGTGCAATCGTCTCTGGCGACGAAGTCTCAGTCGTTTGATCTGGTCAAGGAAGAAATCGAGCAGACCATCAAACAGGCTGAGGGGAGCCTGGAACGCTTTCAGGAAAACAGGGAAAGTGGCGAAGACCTGCAGAACTGCGTCGATTTTCTGAATCAGCTGCGTGGCATTTTTGTTCTCGTTGAATTGCGTGGCGGGACGCTGCTCTGCCAGGAAGCGGTGGCGGTTGCCAATGATGTCCCGGTGGGTGCCAGCGACGACAAGAACAGTCTGCTGGCGGCCCTGAGCAGTGCTCTGTTTATCCTGAGGCGGTATGTTGAGTATTACCACCAGGAGAGGGCGGACCATCCTGAGCTGCTGCTGCCGATCACCAACGATCTCCGAATTGCCCGGGGCGAGAAACCCTACCCGGAATCCTGCTTCTTCGACATCGACGCGCGCAAACGACCTGATTTCTGCGCGAGTCTGACACTCGCTCCGCTGTCAGACAGTGACGACGATTTCGACATTCACGCCCGCCGTATGCGTCTGATGTTCCAGATCGGCTTGCTCGGTGTGATCAAGGAACGCAACCTGCGCATTAGCCAGAAGCTGCTTGCCCGTTCGGCGAAGGGCTTTGCCCGGCTCAGCGACGGCGCCCCCATGGGTCAGCTCTGGTGTCTGCTTGCTGTCGTGGTGGAGACCATGCAGGACCGTGCCATGGAATACGGGAAGTCTCGTAAGCGCCTGCTCATGCGGATCGAGAAGTACACCCGTGAAATCGTCTACATCGGCAAGGTGGCCATCAACAAGGATGCGCCGGATTCCCTGTTCAAGGACCTGGTCTACATCCTGTTCCGCAGTGGCTCGGTTAACCCCGAAGTCTCCCAGATCCTTGACAGCTACAAGGTTGCGCCCACCGATCTCCCCGAGCATATCCTGGAATCCCATCGCAAGCGCCTTTACGGTCCGGGTACCGATGTGCTGCGCTCCCTGTCCAACGCGCTGCGCGAAGAGCTCAATCAGCTCAAGGACAAGGTTGATATCATCGAGCGGGGTATCGAGCCGGATCTGAACGAACTGGCAGCCATAGCCGGATCCCTGGAGCAGCTGGCGAACACGCTGTCGGTTCTGGATCTCAGCAAACTGGCGGACCTGGCACGCAAGGAAGCGGCGCAATTGCGCAGCTGGCATGCCGACAACCGTCTGCCGGGTGACGACGAACTCTACAACCTGGCCAATGCGGTGCTCAGCATCGAGGACGCGGCGATGCAGATGGTCACCCGCGGCATCACCAGCGAGACCGATGCCCTGGCGATCGTCAAGGCCAGTCGCGAAGAGTCGACCTACCTGAGTGAGGCCTACATCGTGGTGGCCGATGAGGCGAGGGCAGCGCTCACGCTGGCCAAACGTGCGATCACGGCCTTTATCGAATCGGATTACGATAAGCTGCACCTGGCCAACCTGCCGGC includes the following:
- a CDS encoding microcin C ABC transporter permease YejB codes for the protein MGVYILRRLLLIIPTLIGIMLLNFVIVQAAPGGPIEQFIAQMEGMDSGALARAGGGGGSEVSDSGSNGQSRGTRGIPPELIAEMETLYGFDKPPAERFFKMLGDYATFNFGDSFFRDRSVIELIIDKLPVSISLGLWSTLIIYLISIPLGIRKAVMDGTRFDVWTSSTIIIGYAIPGFLFAILLIVLFAGGSYWDVFPLRGLTSTNFDEMTWYQKIGDYFWHLALPVTANAIGGFATLTLLTKNSFLDEIGKQYVVTARAKGLEERRVLYGHVFRNAMLIVIASLPGLLLGLFFTGSLLIEVIFSLDGLGLLGFEAALNRDYPVIFGTLYIMTLMGLILKLISDLTYVLVDPRIDFESREG
- a CDS encoding extracellular solute-binding protein — translated: MIRFSQTVIALFLSLAFLPATYAADPVHGLAMHGKPKYGADFKHFDYVNPDAPKGGTLRLGVVSNGYDSFNPFVLKGVGAAGLQTYAYDTLLKASADEPFTMYGLIAESLETPEDRSYVIFHIRPQARFSDGQPITAEDVAYSYQLLTEHGHPFFRNYYAEVSSVEVLDKLSVRFDFGDTSNHELPLILGQMPILPRHYWEKHDFESADLTIPVSSGPYTIGKYEPGRSVTYVRNKDYWADDLPVNVGYNNFDRIHYDYYSDDTVALEAFKAGNFDFRVESSAKNWATAYEGDALASGRISKEAIHHGRPAGMQGFAMNTRRFPFNNRKVRQALAYGFDFQWANTNLFYDQYSRTESYFENSELASTGLPTGDELALLEPYRDQLPPEVFTETYEPPSTAGDHTLRDNLRTAMKLLQEAGFEIRDGKMVETSSGKPLRFQILLWSQSFERVVLPFKQNLAKLGIDVEVRLVDTSQYIRRVRDFDFDMIVQTLGQSDSPGNEQRDYWYSGNADQAGSRNYMGVKDPVVDALVNKLIQATDRQSLVTRTRALDRVLLWGFYVIPQWYLDVDRVAYWNKLARPANTPKAGVDVSRWWIKP
- a CDS encoding LysM peptidoglycan-binding domain-containing protein yields the protein MTFARLTSPFLIALLITGCQTFTGKADQDLSEGELLESEHVSVPAGDDELQASVEGQADGDTTQLDDSIEPSLKSQAAKARERLEEPTGKKVAADSVEHDLWSRLRDQFGLDLTLDNDRIEQQLSWYARHPQYIDRVAKRAQRYLYYILEQAEERNLPGEYALLPVVESAFDPFAYSHGRAAGLWQFIPSTGRVYGLNQSWWHDQRRDVLSATNGALEYLDALANRFDGDYLLALASYNSGAGTVNRAIRRNKAAGRATDYWALSLPRETRAYVPKLIAIAKIIDDPESYGITLPPIADEPYFEVVDTGSQIDLAQAATLAGVDIEEIYLLNPAYNRWATSPEGPHRLLVPKDHAEQFRQGLAQLDPSQRVSWKNYRVQSGDSLIKIAHQFGTTPDVIKQVNHMSSNLIRVDQRLLIPTSTKGNDAYALSAAERLKDKQSAIGQRTSGTRINYVVKRGDTFWDIAREHGVSVRQVTKWNSMAPGDPLKPGQRLVIWSDKPGSQLYAMAGSRKNADMVRKVGYRVRKGDSLARIASRFNVNVKDIASWNSLDINNYLQPGQSLVLYVDIRRSP
- the gloB gene encoding hydroxyacylglutathione hydrolase; this encodes MLSIVPIPAFSDNYIWCVTDRNSGKALVVDPGQAAPVADYLRANDLTLDSILITHHHPDHVGGVAELEETFQPQAIYGPADSPFQGCSVTLTEGDQVSWQGLTFDVYTVPGHTLDHIAYHTRQTDIGNAPALFCGDTLFACGCGRLFEGHPAQMRESLDKLRRLPASTRVYCAHEYTLANLRFSRDLLPDDEGLQHFEIACKQKRDRGEPTLPTTLKDEASLNPFLRWDDDAVATAVSARDIPVDGELQGADRVFAQVRKAKDTFRG
- a CDS encoding class I SAM-dependent methyltransferase, coding for MARDTAVDYTAQRDAFEAWFQSPLGRVLLADQRRHLDNAVAAMAGAHQLLVAVSHRLPLASSSDFSKRVLTTPYWCRELGEGVVVCDADELPFPSDSMDLVILHHSLDFSDQPHQVVREAARVLRSSGSLVVIGFNPFSIWGARKLVSRRRQAPWSGRFISANRLEDWLSLLQFSVESTDTHFFRPPLAGAGALHRLAGLDRLGERLHLPAGAYYCIRAEKRMPAARVRRLRWRQPKPVVLPVAGAMGSTGLSRRDRQASRKHTPCQDTHSRYQEQ
- the rnhA gene encoding ribonuclease HI, producing the protein MTKRVVLYTDGACKGNPGPGGWGAVLSYGDAERELHGGEANTTNNRMELMAAIEGLRALKRACAVDLYTDSQYVRKGITEWMANWKKNGWKTAAKKPVKNADLWKALDGEVQRHDVNWHWVKGHAGIPGNERADGLANKGVEELAAVN
- the dnaQ gene encoding DNA polymerase III subunit epsilon, translating into MRQIVLDTETTGIDPEQGHRIIEIGCVEMVERKLTGRHYHVYINPEREVEAEAMAIHGITNEYLADKPLFRDVATEFFEFIKGAELVIHNAAFDVGFINHEFRQLGTGWKVEDHCGVVDSLAVARERHPGQKNNLDALCKRYGVDNSNRELHGALLDAEILADVFLLLTGGQTAFSLDAGNGEDGEEAAGGIRRLSAERRKTRVIRASDDEMTAHSGLLDVVAKAGGEAIWNRFDGEVESVG
- a CDS encoding chemotaxis protein, which produces MVQSSLATKSQSFDLVKEEIEQTIKQAEGSLERFQENRESGEDLQNCVDFLNQLRGIFVLVELRGGTLLCQEAVAVANDVPVGASDDKNSLLAALSSALFILRRYVEYYHQERADHPELLLPITNDLRIARGEKPYPESCFFDIDARKRPDFCASLTLAPLSDSDDDFDIHARRMRLMFQIGLLGVIKERNLRISQKLLARSAKGFARLSDGAPMGQLWCLLAVVVETMQDRAMEYGKSRKRLLMRIEKYTREIVYIGKVAINKDAPDSLFKDLVYILFRSGSVNPEVSQILDSYKVAPTDLPEHILESHRKRLYGPGTDVLRSLSNALREELNQLKDKVDIIERGIEPDLNELAAIAGSLEQLANTLSVLDLSKLADLARKEAAQLRSWHADNRLPGDDELYNLANAVLSIEDAAMQMVTRGITSETDALAIVKASREESTYLSEAYIVVADEARAALTLAKRAITAFIESDYDKLHLANLPATLRSIWGGFMMLEDRDGAAVLARIADSIQTRLLDAKEAPVPTVLEALADALTSLEYYIESIGTREERNQDLLRLAETSLADVGL